The Leptospira sp. WS60.C2 genome includes the window AAGCGGTGATAAGGCAGAAGAATATGGCAAGAATCACTGATGAGAACCTTGTCTTTCACTTTGAAACCATGGGCTTCTAAGTCAGTACATTCTTTTAAGAAATATTCGGGATCGAGAACTACACCGTTTCCAATAACACAAGTTGTATTGTCATAAATGATTCCCGACGGAACTAAATGGAAAATATACTTCTTTCCACCAACGACAACTGTGTGCCCAGCATTGGCTCCACCTTGGTAACGAACAATGATGTCTGTATCTTTTGAAAGGTAATCAATTACTTTTGCTTTTCCTTCATCACCCCATTGGGCTCCAACGACTAAATTTGCAGGCATAAATCCCTCATTTTTCCTTATTTAACATTGCTTCCAAAGAATCCAAATGAAGAGCAAAACCACATGCATCCTTTTGAATTCCTGTAAAACTTGCATACAATTCATTATAAACACCACCAGCAAAAACTGGCTCTGGATCTTGTTCCACATAGCCTTGAAACATAAAACCAGTATAATACGAAAGATCACGAACGAGAGACGGATCCCAAATGCAAGAGATTCCGTTCATTTGTTGATTCCATACTTTAAAAAACGAAGAAATGGTTTCTAGATCGTTTTTCAAAAGCCCAAACTCCTCTTTTGTTAAAATCGATTCTAAGTTTTTTTGAAACACGGACATCTCATTCGCTAGAATTGGTTTCAATAAAATTTGAATGATTTGCATATGCGATTCTTTTGTATTTTCTCTTGCCGCAAGTGACATCAGTTCGGGTATATTCTTCGTATATAAAAATTGTCGTAAAACCTTTGTTTGTTCATCATTCCAACCGAGAATCCCAAGCAAAGAACGAAAAAATGATGAGTGTCCAAATACAATGGTAAATGATTTATTTGGGAGAGTAAGATCCCAAAGTTTCCTTAGAATTTGGATTTGAGAAATCAGTTGATTGGTATCACTTTTACCTAAACTTTCGATTCCAATCTGTAAAATCTCACGACGAGACGCATTTCGTTTTTTGTGGTCGCGAATCTTTTTAGCAAAGTAATATACCTTTTGGTTTTCTTCCCAGTGGGATCTTGCTGCCATGCCTTTTACAACTTGTAAGGTTAAATCCACTCCAGGAGAAAGTTCATTCCCATCCCAATCCTTTGTGACCAGTAAACTTTCTACGCCTTCTTGTAATTGGGATCGAAACGAATTAGAATAATCAAAACTAGGTAAGGTGATTTCAGAATACCCTTCTCTTTCAAAGAGGTCTGAAAATGACTGTAGTAAATTTCGCCGGTTTTTACTTTCTTCCGGCCCTAAAAAATGAAATCCATCGGGGATCCATTTCTGTTCCGAGGAAATTGTTTTGTTTTTTTGATTCATACCGGGATCTCGATCACCCAAGAAGTCAGTTTAGAGAAATCCAGGATTTACGCAATCAAATGTAAAAATCGAATAGACAAATCGAAACTTTTCAGTACGCTGATGTCGGTTTAGAGGGATACATGACAGAAAAAGAAGCCACTTTAGGACGTTGGCACAAAGAATTTTTTGAGAACATTCACTTATTTGTAAAATCTGGCCTATCCGAGGCAGATGCAAAATCCATCTTAGAAGAATTTTTAGTATTATCGCAAGCCACTCCCAAACCCAAAGTGATGGAAATCTTTCAGGAACCAGAACGTTTGGAAGAGATCGGAGTTTACACAGACATACGTCCCGAACCGCGTGATTTTATGCTGAAATTCCTAGATCCCATCATGAAAAAATTTAAGGTCGAAGGAACAGAGAATCTAAAACTTTTGGATGGCATCATCGGCAAATACCCTGTTACCCTCATCTCAAACCACCTAAGCCATTTGGACGCCCCCGCCATCTTTACTCTTTTGTACAACTCTGGTCCAGAAGGAAGAAAAATTGCAGAGTCCCTTGTTTTCATTGCTGGTCGACTCGCCTTCGAACCTGATTTCACTCGCCTTGGTCTTTATATGTTTGGAACCCTGCTTGTTTGCTCCAAAAAGGACATGGCAGACAATCCATCCCTTTCCGATGTGATGACCAAAATCAATATGCGTGCGTTTCGTAATTCGCAAAAATTACAGGCAGACGGAAAAGTGATTTCGATTTTTCCAGAGGGAACTCGCTCTCGGGATGGAAGACTTATGCCATTTGTGGACACAGTGTACCATTATGTGGCAAACAAAGTGATCCTACCCATTTCACTTGAGGGGACAGAAAAGATCCTACCGATCGAAGGACTTCTTTTCAACCAAGCAGTTGGAAAACTTGTGATCGGAAAACCAGTACTAGTTGGAGAACTCACAAGACGGGAAATGGAATCCTTCCCTTCCCACATCGAACAAATTTCATTTCCTGGCACTGGTGACAAAAAACAATTCATCATTGATAACCTTGCCCTCCTTGTCGGAAGTAACCTCAATAAACATAAACACGGAACCTACAGAAACCTTTACCGGGGAGATGTTCGAGAGACAAACCAACTCATTTCCCTTCCTAAAAAACCAGACGAACATGTGGTCAT containing:
- a CDS encoding ATP phosphoribosyltransferase regulatory subunit, producing MNQKNKTISSEQKWIPDGFHFLGPEESKNRRNLLQSFSDLFEREGYSEITLPSFDYSNSFRSQLQEGVESLLVTKDWDGNELSPGVDLTLQVVKGMAARSHWEENQKVYYFAKKIRDHKKRNASRREILQIGIESLGKSDTNQLISQIQILRKLWDLTLPNKSFTIVFGHSSFFRSLLGILGWNDEQTKVLRQFLYTKNIPELMSLAARENTKESHMQIIQILLKPILANEMSVFQKNLESILTKEEFGLLKNDLETISSFFKVWNQQMNGISCIWDPSLVRDLSYYTGFMFQGYVEQDPEPVFAGGVYNELYASFTGIQKDACGFALHLDSLEAMLNKEK
- a CDS encoding 1-acyl-sn-glycerol-3-phosphate acyltransferase; the protein is MTEKEATLGRWHKEFFENIHLFVKSGLSEADAKSILEEFLVLSQATPKPKVMEIFQEPERLEEIGVYTDIRPEPRDFMLKFLDPIMKKFKVEGTENLKLLDGIIGKYPVTLISNHLSHLDAPAIFTLLYNSGPEGRKIAESLVFIAGRLAFEPDFTRLGLYMFGTLLVCSKKDMADNPSLSDVMTKINMRAFRNSQKLQADGKVISIFPEGTRSRDGRLMPFVDTVYHYVANKVILPISLEGTEKILPIEGLLFNQAVGKLVIGKPVLVGELTRREMESFPSHIEQISFPGTGDKKQFIIDNLALLVGSNLNKHKHGTYRNLYRGDVRETNQLISLPKKPDEHVVIIGSSNMSVAFACILANKNVKVTIYHPDTEMVTRSNEERRDIIHYPIYKLPPNIEFSDKPEVLESATLFVQGTNPWEFDAVYSKIRTYLQKNKSPMVNVIKGFTGSKKGLILEDLHELLLIERDRLAVVSGACYPDQIMERKISGFEISAFEDSLIPKLKELLTNNYVFTRPAINSRDTKGVQLGGALKTIYALAMGLVEGYFKRELGGNVDNTLFHLSNRFFNEMVSIGVLLGGDPTTFNGLSGMTDFMLACFGSDTRDRKYGYDLAYGTRPEKITNGFYGLKVLPNLIHLDEKRHPIVTAAYKTVIQNEDFDIVAEELQKQLARI